From one Tsukamurella tyrosinosolvens genomic stretch:
- a CDS encoding DEAD/DEAH box helicase, translated as MLPLVVPVDGALAVADVRCDVVDVTALPGGARPSASLAAWTARGRGEEAPLPIAAHAEPDPTGTAVTSATYATTAFADTAATAASLDGTLDAKPRPYQAAGVAWLLRTLHDHGGALLADEMGLGKTLQAIAALTRLGQGPFLVVCPTSLATNWRREIARFAPALLDEVTVVSYARLRLSAADLAATRWTAVVFDEAHTLKNPRTQVSRAARELEAANRIALTGTPIENSLDDLWAILRVVAPRMFPVKAVFRRRFTRAVESGDDGALRRLRAAVAPVMLARTKDRAAGALPPKIDNPVLCDLSDEQARRYDACLARAADDGFGSGLERHGRLLAVLTGLKQICNHPGLIDGAAPSPERGRSGKLDVAMEILEANVAAHRPTLVFTQYRETGEMLAAAASALVDEPVPFFHGGMPVAERSAIADAFQAGTGPGILVMSLKAGGTGLTLTRASEVLHYDRWWNPAVEAQATDRAHRIGQDRPVTVTTLTTATTIEEHIDEMHRRKALLGVHADDGSIVTELAALDDERLMDVLRRNREN; from the coding sequence GTGCTCCCGCTCGTCGTCCCGGTCGACGGTGCCCTCGCCGTCGCGGACGTGCGCTGCGACGTCGTCGACGTCACGGCGCTGCCCGGCGGCGCCCGCCCCTCGGCCTCGCTCGCCGCCTGGACGGCGCGGGGCCGGGGCGAGGAGGCGCCGCTGCCGATCGCGGCCCACGCCGAGCCGGACCCGACGGGCACGGCCGTCACCTCCGCCACCTACGCGACCACCGCCTTCGCCGACACCGCCGCGACGGCGGCGTCCCTCGACGGCACCCTCGACGCGAAACCGCGGCCCTACCAGGCCGCCGGCGTCGCGTGGCTGCTCCGGACACTGCACGACCACGGCGGCGCACTGCTCGCCGACGAGATGGGTCTCGGCAAGACCCTGCAGGCGATCGCGGCGCTCACGCGGCTCGGGCAGGGCCCGTTCCTCGTGGTCTGCCCCACGAGCCTCGCCACCAACTGGCGGCGGGAGATCGCGCGGTTCGCGCCGGCACTCCTCGACGAGGTCACCGTCGTCTCGTACGCCCGGCTCCGCCTCTCCGCGGCGGACCTCGCGGCGACGCGCTGGACGGCCGTCGTCTTCGACGAGGCGCACACCCTGAAGAACCCTCGGACCCAGGTCTCGCGCGCCGCACGGGAACTCGAGGCCGCCAATCGCATCGCCCTCACCGGTACCCCGATCGAGAACTCACTCGACGACCTGTGGGCGATCCTGCGGGTCGTCGCCCCGCGGATGTTTCCGGTCAAGGCGGTGTTCCGTCGCCGGTTCACCCGCGCCGTGGAGTCCGGGGACGACGGTGCCCTGCGGCGCCTGCGGGCCGCTGTCGCGCCGGTGATGCTGGCGCGCACCAAGGACCGCGCCGCCGGGGCGCTCCCGCCGAAGATCGACAACCCGGTGCTGTGCGACCTCAGCGATGAGCAGGCACGCCGCTACGACGCCTGCCTCGCCCGCGCCGCGGACGACGGCTTCGGCAGCGGGCTGGAGCGGCACGGCCGCCTGCTCGCGGTGCTCACCGGGCTCAAGCAGATCTGCAACCACCCCGGCCTGATCGACGGTGCCGCACCGTCGCCGGAACGGGGCAGGTCCGGCAAGCTCGACGTGGCGATGGAGATCCTCGAGGCGAACGTCGCGGCGCACCGTCCGACCCTCGTGTTCACGCAGTACCGCGAGACGGGCGAGATGCTGGCCGCGGCCGCCTCCGCGCTGGTCGACGAGCCCGTCCCGTTCTTCCACGGCGGGATGCCGGTCGCCGAGCGGTCCGCTATCGCCGACGCCTTCCAGGCGGGCACGGGCCCGGGGATCCTCGTGATGAGCCTCAAGGCCGGCGGCACGGGACTCACCCTCACCCGAGCGAGCGAAGTGCTGCACTACGACCGCTGGTGGAACCCCGCGGTGGAGGCACAGGCCACCGACCGGGCGCACCGCATCGGCCAGGACCGGCCGGTCACCGTCACCACGCTGACGACCGCGACCACCATCGAGGAGCACATCGACGAGATGCACCGTCGCAAGGCGCTTCTCGGGGTCCACGCCGACGACGGATCGATCGTGACCGAGCTGGCCGCGCTCGACGACGAGCGCCTGATGGACGTCCTGCGCCGGAACCGGGAGAACTGA
- a CDS encoding SWIM zinc finger family protein, whose product MATNPFGFTTWGADLVRIAEPISASTPNTHAPRARMLARNGGVTLQFDGGRVTALVHSGASASVAHLEFAPMAPAVASALREELGSRTEPDDAVHAALIARGLRPAPVLDDADCSCTARSTMCVHVLAAAYALATLVDHEPVTALTIQTYGASTPPDEADDDRPAPRWTPLAALRVRDYYAVSAPA is encoded by the coding sequence ATGGCCACGAACCCCTTCGGTTTCACCACCTGGGGCGCCGACCTCGTCCGCATCGCGGAGCCGATCTCGGCGAGCACCCCGAACACGCACGCGCCGCGGGCCCGGATGCTCGCCCGCAACGGCGGCGTCACCCTGCAGTTCGACGGCGGCCGGGTCACCGCGCTCGTGCACAGCGGTGCGAGTGCCTCCGTGGCGCATCTCGAATTCGCCCCGATGGCGCCGGCGGTCGCGTCGGCGCTCCGCGAGGAACTGGGGTCGCGCACCGAGCCCGACGACGCGGTCCACGCGGCGCTGATCGCCCGTGGGCTGCGCCCCGCACCGGTCCTGGACGACGCCGACTGCTCCTGCACCGCGCGCAGCACGATGTGCGTCCACGTCCTCGCCGCGGCGTACGCGCTGGCGACGCTCGTCGACCACGAACCCGTGACCGCGTTGACGATCCAGACCTATGGCGCGTCGACTCCCCCGGACGAGGCGGACGACGACCGGCCGGCCCCGCGGTGGACGCCGCTGGCCGCGCTGCGCGTGCGGGACTACTACGCGGTGTCCGCCCCGGCCTGA
- the coaE gene encoding dephospho-CoA kinase, with translation MLRIGLTGGIGAGKSTVAKELAALGAAIVDGDKIAREVVEPGTPGLAALVEAFGEGILADDGSLNRPALAAIAFSDDESRAKLNAITHPLVGARSAELIEAAGPDAVIVQDIPLLVENKVAPMFHLVIIVWVDAEERVRRLVGSRGMAEDDARARIAAQATDEQRRAVADVWLENTGTEDATRAAVRALWADRIAPFAANVAAHRPADGAPLVADAAYDERLVGRLWVTLGADASSVTADGAEAAVVLADGVTVDAVADRLADAGFAPTEPGEFASSDPGRAATVRVERQAGADTA, from the coding sequence ATGTTGCGGATCGGGCTCACGGGCGGCATCGGCGCGGGCAAGTCGACGGTGGCGAAGGAACTCGCCGCCCTCGGCGCCGCGATCGTGGACGGCGACAAGATCGCCCGCGAGGTGGTGGAGCCCGGGACGCCGGGGCTCGCCGCCCTCGTCGAGGCGTTCGGCGAGGGCATCCTCGCCGACGACGGCAGCCTCAACCGGCCCGCCCTCGCGGCGATCGCCTTCTCCGACGACGAGTCCCGGGCGAAGCTCAACGCGATCACGCACCCGCTCGTCGGCGCCCGATCGGCGGAGCTGATCGAGGCGGCCGGGCCGGACGCCGTGATCGTGCAGGACATCCCGCTCCTCGTGGAGAACAAGGTGGCGCCGATGTTCCACCTCGTGATCATCGTGTGGGTGGACGCGGAGGAGCGGGTCCGCCGGCTCGTCGGCTCGCGCGGCATGGCCGAGGACGACGCCCGCGCCCGCATCGCCGCCCAGGCCACCGACGAACAGCGGCGCGCCGTCGCCGACGTCTGGCTCGAGAACACGGGCACGGAGGACGCGACGCGCGCCGCCGTCCGCGCGCTGTGGGCGGACCGCATCGCGCCGTTCGCCGCGAACGTCGCCGCGCACCGCCCGGCCGACGGCGCCCCGCTCGTGGCCGACGCCGCCTACGACGAACGGCTCGTCGGGCGGCTGTGGGTCACCCTCGGCGCCGACGCCTCCTCGGTCACGGCCGACGGTGCCGAGGCCGCCGTCGTGCTCGCCGACGGCGTTACGGTCGACGCGGTCGCGGACAGGCTCGCGGACGCGGGCTTCGCGCCCACCGAGCCCGGCGAGTTCGCGAGCTCCGACCCGGGGCGCGCGGCGACGGTGCGGGTCGAGCGTCAGGCCGGGGCGGACACCGCGTAG
- the aztD gene encoding zinc metallochaperone AztD, protein MPKHLHLAAPLLAAALLAAGCGSSQPDPAPSSTTASGSDADAPGGATEQRRAAPRLAVTYEGGVQILDAGTLERVADFPGQGYLRVNPAGDGRHAFLSEGDGFRLLDLGSWSVPHGDHQHFYTAAPRRTDITIQAPEPGHVVRHDGRTVLFSDGTGAVTSIASDKVGDPNAPRATYTAPKPHHGVAVERADGSMLITLGDEKTRTGVAILDKDRKEIARNEQCPGVHGEGAAEGGAVLFGCEDGVLIVRGNDIVKTAAPTPGYARTGNVAATEAHAVVLGDYKVDKAAKPERPTRVSLIDTRTGAVKLVDLPASYSFRSLARGQFGEALVLGTDGVLRVLDPNTGTTIREVKVTAPWTEDANWQEPRPAVFTMGSTAYVTDPTAKSIVAIDVPTGKELRRGSLEHTPDEVSGVTGVGTTH, encoded by the coding sequence ATGCCCAAGCACCTGCACCTCGCCGCGCCCCTCCTTGCCGCCGCCCTGTTGGCCGCCGGATGCGGCTCCTCCCAGCCGGATCCGGCACCGTCGTCGACGACCGCCTCCGGTTCCGACGCCGACGCTCCGGGCGGCGCGACGGAACAGCGCCGCGCGGCGCCGCGCCTCGCGGTGACCTACGAGGGCGGCGTACAGATCCTCGACGCCGGCACTCTCGAGCGCGTCGCGGACTTCCCGGGGCAGGGGTACCTGCGGGTGAACCCCGCCGGCGACGGCCGGCACGCCTTCCTCTCGGAGGGCGACGGCTTCCGCCTCCTCGACCTCGGTTCCTGGTCCGTGCCCCACGGCGATCACCAGCACTTCTACACCGCGGCGCCCCGGCGCACCGACATCACGATCCAGGCGCCCGAGCCCGGCCACGTGGTCCGCCACGACGGCCGCACGGTGCTCTTCTCCGACGGCACCGGTGCCGTCACGTCGATCGCCTCGGACAAGGTCGGCGACCCGAACGCGCCCCGCGCGACCTACACCGCGCCGAAGCCGCACCACGGCGTCGCCGTCGAGCGGGCGGACGGGTCGATGCTCATCACCCTCGGCGACGAGAAGACCCGCACCGGCGTCGCGATCCTCGACAAGGACCGGAAGGAAATCGCCCGCAACGAGCAGTGCCCCGGTGTGCACGGCGAGGGTGCCGCCGAGGGCGGCGCGGTGCTCTTCGGCTGCGAGGACGGTGTGCTCATCGTGCGCGGCAACGACATCGTCAAGACCGCGGCCCCCACGCCCGGCTACGCGCGCACCGGCAACGTCGCCGCCACCGAGGCGCACGCCGTCGTCCTCGGCGACTACAAGGTGGACAAGGCCGCGAAGCCCGAGCGGCCCACCCGGGTCAGCCTCATCGACACCCGCACCGGCGCGGTCAAGCTCGTCGACCTGCCCGCCTCCTACAGCTTCCGCTCACTGGCGCGGGGGCAGTTCGGTGAGGCGCTGGTGCTCGGCACCGACGGCGTGCTCCGCGTCCTCGACCCGAACACCGGCACCACGATCCGCGAGGTGAAGGTCACGGCGCCGTGGACCGAGGACGCGAACTGGCAGGAGCCGCGCCCCGCGGTGTTCACGATGGGATCCACCGCCTACGTCACCGATCCCACGGCCAAGTCCATCGTCGCGATCGACGTCCCCACCGGCAAGGAACTGCGGCGCGGGTCGCTCGAGCACACCCCCGACGAGGTGTCGGGCGTCACCGGGGTCGGCACCACTCACTAG
- a CDS encoding FGGY family carbohydrate kinase has product MPLVAGIDSSTQSCKVVVCDADSGEVVRSGSAPHPPGTEVAPAAWLDAFAAAARAAGGLDDVAAASVGAQQHGMVCLDRTGSVVRDALLWNDTRSAAAAEQLIADLGGPDRWADAVGVVPVAAVTAAKLRWLADAEPAHADAAAAVCLPHDWLTWRLGGGGLDTLATDRSDASGTGYFSAATGEYRTDLLELALRGRRPALPRVLGPAESTPVTVDDGPLRRGTPLGAGAGDNAGAALGLDARPGDCIVSLGTSGVVSAVTATAPRDPSGVVAGFADATGHQLPLVCTLNGAPVLAATARMLGADLAEFARLALAAPAGAEGLVLVPFFAGERSPNLPNATGSLQGVTGTNLTRENIARAAVEGLLCSLQFCLDAIAEQGTAVERILVVGGGGRSGAVRDIAPAIFGRAVDFPADGEYVARGAARQAAWALRGDGPAPEWARPVAESRAAAPTPEVYARYLEAAALVLDRP; this is encoded by the coding sequence ATGCCCCTCGTCGCCGGAATCGATTCGTCCACCCAGTCGTGCAAGGTCGTGGTGTGCGACGCGGATTCGGGTGAGGTCGTGCGGTCCGGCTCCGCTCCGCACCCGCCGGGGACGGAGGTCGCGCCGGCCGCATGGCTCGACGCGTTCGCCGCGGCGGCGCGGGCCGCCGGCGGCCTCGACGACGTGGCCGCCGCCTCCGTGGGGGCGCAGCAGCACGGCATGGTGTGCCTGGACCGCACCGGCTCCGTGGTGCGGGACGCCCTGCTGTGGAACGACACCCGGTCGGCCGCCGCCGCGGAGCAGCTCATCGCGGACCTCGGCGGACCGGACCGGTGGGCCGACGCGGTGGGCGTCGTCCCGGTCGCCGCCGTCACCGCCGCGAAGCTGCGCTGGCTCGCCGACGCGGAACCCGCGCACGCCGACGCGGCGGCCGCGGTCTGCCTCCCGCACGACTGGCTGACGTGGCGGCTCGGCGGGGGCGGGCTCGACACCCTCGCGACGGATCGCTCGGACGCCTCCGGCACCGGCTACTTCAGCGCCGCGACCGGCGAGTACCGCACGGACCTCCTCGAACTCGCACTGCGCGGGCGCAGGCCCGCCCTCCCCCGCGTACTCGGCCCCGCGGAGTCGACGCCGGTGACCGTGGACGACGGCCCGCTCCGCCGCGGCACGCCGCTCGGCGCCGGCGCGGGCGACAACGCCGGTGCCGCACTCGGGCTCGACGCCCGGCCCGGGGACTGCATCGTCTCCCTCGGGACGTCGGGGGTGGTCAGCGCGGTCACGGCGACGGCGCCGCGGGATCCGTCCGGCGTCGTCGCGGGCTTCGCCGATGCGACGGGGCACCAGCTGCCGCTGGTCTGCACCCTCAACGGCGCCCCGGTCCTCGCGGCGACCGCACGGATGCTGGGGGCCGACCTCGCGGAGTTCGCGCGGCTGGCGCTGGCCGCCCCGGCCGGCGCGGAGGGCCTGGTCCTGGTCCCGTTCTTCGCCGGGGAGCGCTCGCCCAACCTGCCGAACGCCACCGGCTCCCTGCAGGGCGTGACCGGCACGAACCTCACCCGCGAGAACATCGCGCGCGCGGCCGTCGAGGGCCTGCTCTGCTCGCTGCAGTTCTGCCTGGACGCGATCGCCGAGCAGGGCACGGCGGTGGAGCGGATCCTGGTGGTGGGTGGCGGCGGCCGTTCCGGCGCGGTACGCGACATCGCGCCCGCGATCTTCGGCCGCGCTGTGGACTTCCCCGCGGACGGCGAGTACGTCGCCCGCGGCGCCGCGCGGCAGGCGGCGTGGGCCCTGCGGGGCGACGGCCCGGCGCCGGAGTGGGCGCGGCCGGTCGCCGAGTCCCGGGCGGCCGCCCCCACCCCGGAGGTCTACGCGCGCTACCTCGAGGCGGCCGCGCTGGTGCTCGACCGGCCCTGA
- a CDS encoding mannitol dehydrogenase family protein → MTAPIDLTPAALPAIAGASVPAYDRAAVRPGIVHFGVGGFHRAHQAVYVERLLSAGPDAAGWGICGVGLRPADAAMRDALVPQGGLYTLTLKHPDGAVETSVVGAIVDYLYAPDDPEAVIDRLAAPETRIVSLTITEGGYNFSATTGDFDADDPGVRHDLEPGAAPHTVFGYVIEALRRRRDRGVPAFTVMSCDNIEGNGHVAQRTFTAFARLSDPALADWIAEHVRFPNSMVDRITPATPSGLRAEVSARTGIDDRWPVVAEPYTQWVLEDAFGAGRPRFEDAGVQVVDDVAPYELMKLRLLNAGHQALGHFARLLGYEYVHDAAADPDVRELLRRYMQEEARPTLRPVPGIDLDDYIDTLLDRFSNPAIADTVARLCQDASDRIPKWLVPVIVSRLDAGAAAPLAAAVVAAWTRGCEGFDDAGAPIVQGDREADALARRAVDSRTEPLAFVAVPDLFGDLADRPGFTDPYLAALTALRESGARAVLRELLAR, encoded by the coding sequence ATGACCGCACCGATCGACCTGACCCCGGCCGCCCTGCCCGCGATCGCGGGCGCGTCCGTGCCCGCCTACGACCGCGCCGCAGTGCGCCCCGGCATCGTCCATTTCGGCGTCGGCGGCTTCCACCGCGCACACCAGGCCGTCTACGTCGAGCGGCTGCTCAGCGCCGGTCCCGATGCCGCGGGCTGGGGCATCTGCGGCGTCGGGCTGCGGCCCGCCGACGCCGCGATGCGCGACGCGCTCGTGCCGCAGGGCGGGCTCTACACGCTCACCCTCAAGCATCCCGACGGTGCCGTGGAGACCTCCGTCGTCGGGGCGATCGTCGACTACCTGTACGCCCCCGACGATCCCGAGGCGGTGATCGACAGGCTCGCGGCGCCCGAGACCCGCATCGTCTCCCTCACGATCACCGAGGGCGGCTACAACTTCTCCGCGACCACCGGTGACTTCGACGCCGACGACCCCGGCGTGCGGCACGATCTGGAGCCGGGCGCAGCGCCGCACACCGTCTTCGGCTACGTCATCGAGGCGCTGCGCCGCCGGCGCGACCGCGGCGTCCCGGCCTTCACCGTCATGTCGTGCGACAACATCGAGGGCAACGGCCACGTCGCGCAGCGCACCTTCACGGCGTTCGCCCGCTTGTCCGACCCCGCACTCGCGGACTGGATCGCCGAGCACGTCCGCTTCCCCAATTCGATGGTGGACCGGATCACGCCCGCGACGCCCTCGGGGCTGCGGGCCGAGGTCTCCGCGCGGACGGGCATCGACGACCGTTGGCCGGTCGTCGCGGAGCCCTATACGCAATGGGTGCTCGAGGACGCCTTCGGCGCGGGCCGCCCGCGGTTCGAGGACGCCGGCGTGCAGGTGGTCGACGACGTCGCGCCCTACGAGCTCATGAAGCTGCGCCTGCTCAACGCCGGACACCAGGCGCTGGGGCACTTCGCCCGCCTGCTGGGCTACGAGTACGTCCACGACGCCGCGGCCGACCCGGATGTGCGGGAACTGCTCCGCCGGTACATGCAGGAGGAGGCGCGGCCCACGCTGCGCCCCGTCCCCGGCATCGATCTCGACGACTACATCGACACCCTGCTCGACCGGTTCTCCAATCCCGCCATCGCGGACACGGTGGCGCGGCTGTGCCAGGACGCCTCCGACCGCATCCCGAAATGGCTCGTGCCCGTGATCGTCTCGCGCCTCGACGCCGGCGCCGCGGCGCCGCTCGCGGCCGCCGTCGTCGCCGCGTGGACCCGGGGCTGCGAGGGCTTCGACGATGCCGGCGCCCCGATCGTGCAGGGCGACCGCGAGGCGGACGCGCTCGCGCGGCGCGCCGTCGACTCGCGTACGGAGCCATTGGCCTTCGTCGCGGTGCCGGACCTCTTCGGTGATCTCGCGGATCGTCCGGGGTTCACCGACCCCTACCTCGCCGCGCTGACCGCGTTGCGTGAGAGCGGCGCCCGCGCCGTCCTGCGGGAACTCCTCGCGCGCTGA
- a CDS encoding NAD(P)-dependent alcohol dehydrogenase, whose translation MRASVLHPGGRMAVESRPVPAPDPGDVLVEVAAVGVCGSDTHYLRHGRIGEFVVTDPIVLGHEASGRIVAVGEGVPAERIGERVSIEPQRPDPHSPETLRGEYNLCPAMRFYATPPVDGALAEYVTIGSAFAHAVPDSVSDEAAALFEPLSVGIAAMRKAAVGLGGSVLIAGAGPIGLLCAQVARASGLTRIVVTDPDPVRRTAAERFGATRTAAPGVDAPAVGDGFDAFVDASGATPAIRAGIPAVRPGGRIVLVGMGADDLELPVSLIQARELVLTGVFRYANTWPTAIALAADGRVDLDGMVTGRFPLDRAEDALNADRAPGSIKAVVHPGRAGTEPHIEEL comes from the coding sequence ATGCGCGCCAGCGTGCTGCACCCCGGGGGACGGATGGCCGTCGAATCGAGGCCCGTCCCGGCACCCGACCCCGGCGACGTGCTGGTCGAGGTCGCGGCCGTCGGCGTGTGCGGCTCCGATACCCACTACCTGCGCCACGGACGGATCGGCGAGTTCGTGGTGACCGACCCGATCGTGCTCGGGCACGAGGCGTCCGGGCGGATCGTGGCGGTCGGCGAGGGCGTCCCCGCCGAGCGGATCGGGGAGCGCGTCTCCATCGAGCCGCAGCGCCCCGACCCGCACAGCCCGGAGACGCTCCGCGGCGAGTACAACCTCTGCCCGGCCATGCGGTTCTACGCCACCCCGCCGGTCGACGGAGCGCTGGCCGAATACGTGACCATCGGATCGGCGTTCGCGCATGCGGTCCCGGACTCGGTGTCCGACGAGGCGGCGGCGCTGTTCGAGCCGCTCTCCGTGGGGATCGCCGCCATGCGGAAGGCCGCCGTCGGCCTCGGAGGCTCGGTGCTCATCGCCGGCGCGGGGCCGATCGGCCTGCTCTGCGCGCAGGTCGCGCGAGCCTCGGGGCTCACGCGGATCGTGGTGACCGACCCCGATCCCGTGCGGCGCACGGCGGCGGAGCGATTCGGCGCCACGCGCACCGCCGCCCCGGGGGTGGACGCGCCCGCCGTGGGGGACGGGTTCGACGCCTTCGTCGACGCGTCCGGCGCGACGCCCGCGATCCGCGCGGGCATCCCCGCCGTCCGCCCGGGCGGACGGATCGTGCTGGTCGGCATGGGCGCCGACGATCTGGAGCTCCCCGTCTCGCTGATCCAGGCGAGGGAGCTCGTGCTCACCGGCGTGTTCCGCTACGCGAACACCTGGCCGACGGCCATCGCGCTCGCGGCCGACGGCCGTGTCGACCTCGACGGCATGGTCACCGGGCGCTTCCCGCTCGACCGCGCCGAGGACGCGCTCAACGCCGACCGCGCACCGGGCAGTATCAAGGCCGTCGTCCATCCCGGCCGCGCCGGCACCGAACCGCACATCGAGGAGCTGTGA
- a CDS encoding sugar-binding transcriptional regulator — protein MTSPQRTPGEPGHDLRLLVRAATMYHLEGLTQAQIAERLGVSRPTAGRLVARARAQGLVTVTVAAPAHLADSIHPDLERDLEAAFGLTEALIIAEDADGTPSGDAALGRAGASLLARRLQPTDTFGFTWGPEQVAVADALSGGAACARVVQMDGSMTSVEYHTGVDHALGRFSERLGARPVRLVAPLFADPDTVRALERDSIVSQALAAARSAEVMLFGVGSVSTSTTLFEGAYIDTEVLGELQELGAVGEIGGRFYGLDGAPVASSLVERTVSVPLEDIRRCPTAILTSGGEHRRESILGALRGGFATALVTDRPTAQWLLAEQKG, from the coding sequence GTGACATCACCGCAGCGCACTCCCGGGGAACCCGGCCACGATCTGCGCCTGCTGGTGCGCGCGGCCACCATGTACCACCTCGAGGGCCTCACCCAGGCGCAGATCGCGGAGCGGCTGGGGGTCTCGCGGCCCACGGCCGGACGCCTCGTCGCCCGGGCCCGTGCGCAGGGACTGGTCACCGTCACCGTCGCGGCCCCCGCGCACCTCGCGGACTCCATCCACCCCGATCTCGAGCGCGACCTGGAGGCCGCCTTCGGTCTCACCGAGGCGCTGATCATCGCCGAGGACGCCGACGGGACGCCCTCGGGCGACGCCGCCCTGGGCCGCGCCGGTGCCTCCCTGCTCGCCCGCCGCCTCCAGCCGACGGACACCTTCGGCTTCACCTGGGGACCCGAGCAGGTGGCGGTCGCGGACGCGCTGAGCGGCGGTGCCGCCTGCGCCCGGGTGGTGCAGATGGACGGCTCGATGACCTCCGTCGAGTACCACACCGGTGTCGACCACGCCCTCGGCCGCTTCTCCGAGCGCCTCGGCGCCCGCCCGGTCCGCCTCGTGGCGCCACTGTTCGCCGATCCCGACACGGTGCGGGCCCTGGAGCGCGACTCCATCGTCTCCCAGGCGCTGGCGGCCGCGCGTTCCGCGGAGGTGATGCTCTTCGGCGTCGGCTCCGTCTCCACCTCGACCACGCTCTTCGAGGGCGCGTACATCGACACCGAGGTCCTCGGCGAACTGCAGGAGCTCGGGGCCGTCGGCGAGATCGGCGGGCGCTTCTACGGGCTCGACGGTGCGCCCGTCGCGTCGTCGCTCGTCGAGCGCACCGTCTCGGTACCGCTGGAGGACATCCGGCGCTGCCCCACAGCGATTCTCACCTCCGGCGGCGAGCACCGCCGGGAATCGATCCTGGGCGCCCTGCGGGGCGGCTTCGCGACCGCCCTGGTCACGGACCGCCCCACCGCGCAGTGGCTGCTCGCCGAACAGAAGGGATGA
- a CDS encoding ABC transporter substrate-binding protein, translating into MTVIRRSARRRAAAAGGLAAVTALLAGCSGAGVFTDGGDSAVTVAMVSNSQMTDAVGLAPEFERANPGVKLKFITLSENEARAKITASVSTGGGEFDVVMISNYETRMWAQNGWLTDLSTLMDRDPSYDPGDFIPTLREALSYQNRMYSVPFYGESSFLMYNKQMFAQAGITLPAEPTWPEVADAARKLHSRDVAGICLRGKPGWGEVLAPLNTVINAYGGRWFDEQWNPQFDSPQMRDAVTFYVDTVRNYGEAGAASTGFQECGNLLAQGQAAMWYDSTAAVSSLESPETSKIAGQVGYLPAPKMAKSGNGWLYTWSLGIPAKSTRAGDAWKFVSWMTSKQYIAGVADKLGPSRVPPGSRLSTYELPAYKELSSTFAKQTLDSMLAADQSRPTLDPVPYTGIQFLAIPEFQDLGTRVSQQISAAIAGQISVDDALAQSQKYAEVVGKSYRDSQDRTGAAR; encoded by the coding sequence ATGACCGTGATCCGCAGATCCGCACGACGCCGCGCCGCGGCCGCCGGTGGCCTCGCCGCCGTGACGGCACTGCTCGCAGGCTGCTCCGGAGCGGGTGTCTTCACCGATGGGGGCGATTCCGCCGTCACCGTCGCCATGGTGTCGAACTCGCAGATGACGGACGCGGTGGGCCTTGCCCCCGAGTTCGAACGCGCCAACCCCGGCGTGAAGCTCAAGTTCATCACGCTCTCGGAGAACGAGGCGCGAGCCAAGATCACCGCCTCGGTCTCCACCGGCGGCGGCGAGTTCGACGTGGTGATGATCAGTAACTACGAGACCCGGATGTGGGCGCAGAACGGCTGGCTCACCGACCTGTCCACGCTGATGGACCGCGACCCGTCGTACGACCCGGGCGACTTCATCCCCACCCTGCGCGAAGCACTCTCGTACCAGAACCGGATGTACTCCGTCCCCTTCTACGGCGAGTCCTCGTTCCTCATGTACAACAAGCAGATGTTCGCGCAGGCGGGCATCACGCTGCCGGCCGAACCCACCTGGCCCGAGGTCGCCGACGCGGCGCGCAAGCTGCACTCGCGCGACGTGGCGGGGATCTGCCTGCGCGGCAAGCCCGGCTGGGGCGAGGTGCTCGCACCGCTGAACACGGTGATCAACGCCTACGGCGGCCGCTGGTTCGACGAGCAGTGGAACCCGCAGTTCGATTCGCCGCAGATGCGCGACGCGGTGACGTTCTACGTCGACACCGTCCGGAACTACGGTGAGGCCGGCGCCGCTTCCACCGGTTTCCAGGAATGCGGAAACCTGTTGGCGCAGGGCCAGGCCGCCATGTGGTACGACTCCACGGCGGCCGTCTCCTCGCTGGAGAGCCCCGAGACCTCGAAGATCGCCGGGCAGGTCGGGTACCTCCCCGCGCCGAAGATGGCCAAGTCCGGCAACGGCTGGCTCTACACCTGGTCGCTCGGCATCCCGGCGAAGAGCACGCGGGCCGGCGACGCGTGGAAGTTCGTCTCCTGGATGACGAGCAAGCAGTACATCGCGGGCGTCGCCGACAAGCTGGGGCCGAGCCGGGTCCCTCCGGGCAGCCGCCTCTCGACGTACGAGTTGCCCGCCTACAAGGAGTTGTCCTCGACGTTCGCCAAGCAGACCCTCGACTCGATGCTGGCCGCCGACCAGTCGCGGCCGACGCTGGACCCCGTGCCCTACACCGGCATCCAGTTCCTCGCCATCCCCGAGTTCCAGGACCTCGGCACCCGGGTCAGCCAGCAGATCAGCGCCGCGATCGCGGGACAGATCTCCGTCGACGACGCCCTGGCCCAGTCGCAGAAGTACGCCGAAGTCGTCGGGAAGAGCTATCGCGACAGCCAGGACCGGACGGGAGCAGCACGATGA